TATCCATACAGAACTTGACGTTAAGCCAGACTGGCAAACAAACCATTTAGAAGGTCAGGCTGAATTGACGCTAAAGCCTTGGTTTTACCCACAAGAAAAACTAATACTTGATGCCAAAGGTTTTGATATCAAAAAAGTAGTCCTAAACAACCAAACGGTTGATTACAAATACGATGGAATCAAATTAGAAATACCACTTGGTAGACCTTTCAATTCGAAAGAGACTATAAAAGTAAATATTGCCTATACTGCAAAACCAGACGAATTAGGTAAAATAGAAGCCTTTAAAGACTTAGAATATAAGGGATTGTACTTTATCAATACTGACAAGACTAAACCTCAGCAAGTTTGGACTGAAGGTGAGACAGAATATAATTCTTGTTGGTTTCCCACTTTAGATTCTCCTAATCAAAAGCACACGCAAAGAATATCCATTACTATTCCCAAAAACTTTACGACCCTATCAAACGGCCTCTTAAAAAACAGTAAAGAAAACCCAGATGGAACAAGAACAGACACTTGGGTTCAAAATATTGAGCATTCGGTTTATTTGACCATGATAGCCGCTGGAGAGTTCAAAAAAGTTACGGATTCTACCTTTAAGGCTTTTGAAGTTAGTTATTATGTAGAACCTGCTTTTGAAAAATACGCTTATCATATTTTTGGGCGAACACCAGAAATGATAAAGTATTTTGAAGAACTACTTCAAACAAAATACCCTTGGCAAAAATATGCTCAAATAGCTGTAAGAGACTATGTGAGCGGTGCTATGGAAAATACCACAGCCACTGTTCATGGAAGCGGCATTCAAAAAAACGACAATCAAATAGTTGATAATAATGATGACGGCGTAATAGCTCATGAGTTATTTCATCATTGGTTCGGCGACTTAGTAACGGCTGAATCTTGGGCTAATTTACCTTTAAACGAAGCCTTTGCAGATTACTCGGAATACCTCTGGGCAAATCACAAATATGGAAAAGACGAGGGTGATTGGCTAAACTTCACGGCTCTTAATCAATATTTGGATGAGGCCGAAGACAAACAAGAGCCGGTTATTAGATATGGCTATGCTGACAAAGAAGACATGTTTGACAGCCACTCATACGCTAAGGGTGGCCGCATACTTCACATGCTCAGAAATGAAGTAGGAGACCAAGCCTTTTTTGAGTCTTTAAGGCTTTACTTGGATGAAAACCAATTCAAAAATGCTGAAATCAACAATCTAAGGTTAGCTTTTGAAAGTGTCACAGGAAGAGACCTTAATTGGTTCTTTGAACAGTGGTTTCTAAAAAAAGGGCACCCAAGACTAACTGTAGAGCATTCTTATAAATCAGGAAATTTGTCTATTGAAATAAATCAGACTTTAGATTCTTTAAATGACCTAGTTTACCAGCTGCCCCTCCAAGTAGAAATAGGTACGGAAGAAGGATTTACACAAAGAAGTCTTTTTCTCAACAAAAAAAGTCAAACATTCGATTTCCAATTGGAGGACAAGCCTACTTATGTTAAGATTGACCCAAATGGCTATGCACTGGCTGTTATAAGTCAAAACCAAAGTACAAAGGAGCTTATCAATCAATTTGAAAACTCGAAATCTGCCATAGCTAGGTTTAAAGCCTTTAAAGAAATAACATCAGAAGAAGCGTCAGATGGTAATATCTCTCCCAATCCAATGTTTGACAAGACTAAAAGGAGTGTTGCCTTAAAAGCTTTAGACGATAATTTCTGGAAAATCCGTGAGTTGGCAATACACAAGTTTTTCGATTATGATGGTGATGATTTCCTAAAAATAGAAAAGAATTTACAATCAGTAATTAGGATAGATTCGAGGTCTCAGGTTAGAGCGGCGGCTATTTTAGCCATGAAGAATTTTCTCAACCCTCAAAATGACCTTTTATTCAGAAATGCCCTTGCTGACACTTCTTATACAGTAAGAGCGGCAGCTTTAGAAGCTATTTTGATTAATAACCCATCTGATGCGACTTCCTTAACTGCTAAGTTTGAAAATATTGACGACGTTAATATTTTCTCTGCTGTTGCGGGATATAAAGCTTTACAGGGCAAAGCCGAAGATTTAAATTGGTTCGAGACCAAAATAGGACAGCTTTCAAGTGGAGAACTTTATCAAACCATGGGGATTTTTGGTTCTTATATCATAAGTGCTGACTTGAATACTCAGCTAGCCAGTATTCCATTTCTAAAAGATATAGCTTTAAACGAATCTGCATGGTATGGCCGATTTTCGGCCGCACAAGCATTAATGCTACTCATGGATATGGATGAAGCTCAAGCAGCTTTAAAAGAAGTTTTTTCTGCCGAAACCGAAGAACGATTACAACAGATTTATAGTCAAATTCCATTAAACTAGATGAACCTAAAAGACGGCCTAAATTTTGCGACCAAACTCACTCTAAAACGAGTGTGGAATGGCTTGTCAATTTTAGGAAGTTATGGTCTTTCAAAAATCACAAAGGAGCCAAACATTAAAGGATTGCCTTTGGCTATTGGGTTTGAGCCCACTACCAGCTGTAATCTTCGCTGCCCAGAATGCCCAAGTGGATTAAGGTCTTTCACCAGACCTACCGGAATGCTGCAAAAAGAGCTCTACGAAAGGGCGATTGAAGAGCTCAAGGATACCTTAATTTATCTCACCTTTTATTTTCAGGGTGAGCCCTACCTTCACCCAGATTTTTTGGAGATGGTGAAGTTTGCTTCTGAAAGAAAAATATACACAGCCACTTCTACCAATGCTCATTATTTAACACCTAATGTGGCAGAGAAAACCGTCAAGTCTGGTATTGATAGAATGATAGTCTCCATAGACGGCACCACGCAAGAAACCTATCAGCAGTACCGTGTAGGCGGTAAACTTGACAAGGTTTTAGAAGGAACTAAAAACTTAATTGCCGCTAAAAAAAGATTGAAATCTAAAACGCCACATGTCATTTTTCAGTTTTTAGTGGTAAAGCCAAACGAGCATCAAATAGCTGATGTTTACAAACTGGCAGATGAACTTGGAGTTGATGAAGTCAAGCTCAAAACTGCTCAAATATATGAGTATGAAAATGGCAATGAACTGATTCCGACCATAGACAAATACTCTAGGTATAAAGACAATCAAGACGGCACTTTCAGTATCAAAAACAAGCTACTAGACCACTGCTGGAAAATGTGGCATAGCTGCGTTATCACTTGGGACGGAGCCTTAGTACCCTGCTGCTTTGATAAAGATGCTGAGCACCCAATGGGCACTTTACAAGATAATACCTTCAAAGAAGTCTGGAATTCTCCTGCTTACACCAACTTCCGAAAGGCCCTAATTTCTTCTCGTTCGGAGGTGGAAATTTGCAAGAATTGTAGTGAGGGAGCTTTGGTTTAAAAAGCTTTCAAACTATCTTAGCCAAGCCGACCAAAGGCTGAAATTCAACTATATTTTTCGCAATACATACATCAATATTGACGATATGAAACAACTTTTATCTCTTCTTCTATTTCTTTCCTTTTTATCTTCTCCCGTTTTTGCTCAAAAGTTTACAGACATAACGCCTAAAACAGACCTTGATAGGACTAATAATATCAAAACCATGGAATATGCTGATTTTGATGGCGATGGTGATATTGACCTAGCAGTTTCTGGTAGTTACAGTTCTTCTTCCAATGTCAGTCAAAACATCATTGGGATTTACAAAAATGACGGTCAGGGTAACTTTTCGTTAAATTTAGAACAAGATGTTATTTATACGGCCGCAGTTAATTTCAAAATCAAAGATTTAGATTTTGACGGAGACGAGGATATATATTTTGTTGAATTAGAAGATGATTCTGATACCACACAAGTATTTTATTACCACACCTTAGTAAATGATGGCCAGGGAAATTTTATAGACAAAAAGTACATATTAGATGCCCCTGCATTGGGAGGATACAAAATTGATATAGGAGATTTTGATGGGGATAATGATTATGATTTAATTCTCACAGGAAGCACGATAGAATTACGCGAATATGTGGTTGGAAGCGGATTTTTCAGTGAAACCCGTCGAGGTAATACTTTCATATTTGAAAACCAAAACAATTCGGACTACTCCCTTATGGAGAATGCAAACATTGACGGGTATTTTAGTGCAAACACCGTTTTTGCCGATTTAGATGGAGATTCAGATATAGACTTTATTGTTAGTGGAACTCCTTATTATTCTAGCTACAGCGATGGAATAGGTACCAGCATTTATTTAAATAACGGAAATAAAACATTCTCAAAAAAAGAGGGTAATGATTTTTCATTCACATCAATCGAATCAATGGCAGGAGGAACTCGCCAACTCGCTCTAAACGATATTGACT
This sequence is a window from Arcticibacterium luteifluviistationis. Protein-coding genes within it:
- a CDS encoding SPASM domain-containing protein: MNLKDGLNFATKLTLKRVWNGLSILGSYGLSKITKEPNIKGLPLAIGFEPTTSCNLRCPECPSGLRSFTRPTGMLQKELYERAIEELKDTLIYLTFYFQGEPYLHPDFLEMVKFASERKIYTATSTNAHYLTPNVAEKTVKSGIDRMIVSIDGTTQETYQQYRVGGKLDKVLEGTKNLIAAKKRLKSKTPHVIFQFLVVKPNEHQIADVYKLADELGVDEVKLKTAQIYEYENGNELIPTIDKYSRYKDNQDGTFSIKNKLLDHCWKMWHSCVITWDGALVPCCFDKDAEHPMGTLQDNTFKEVWNSPAYTNFRKALISSRSEVEICKNCSEGALV
- a CDS encoding M1 family metallopeptidase, whose protein sequence is MTLLIDFKYMNKLLGSLFFLLTLAGNALAQKNYNASETKYFDLIHTELDVKPDWQTNHLEGQAELTLKPWFYPQEKLILDAKGFDIKKVVLNNQTVDYKYDGIKLEIPLGRPFNSKETIKVNIAYTAKPDELGKIEAFKDLEYKGLYFINTDKTKPQQVWTEGETEYNSCWFPTLDSPNQKHTQRISITIPKNFTTLSNGLLKNSKENPDGTRTDTWVQNIEHSVYLTMIAAGEFKKVTDSTFKAFEVSYYVEPAFEKYAYHIFGRTPEMIKYFEELLQTKYPWQKYAQIAVRDYVSGAMENTTATVHGSGIQKNDNQIVDNNDDGVIAHELFHHWFGDLVTAESWANLPLNEAFADYSEYLWANHKYGKDEGDWLNFTALNQYLDEAEDKQEPVIRYGYADKEDMFDSHSYAKGGRILHMLRNEVGDQAFFESLRLYLDENQFKNAEINNLRLAFESVTGRDLNWFFEQWFLKKGHPRLTVEHSYKSGNLSIEINQTLDSLNDLVYQLPLQVEIGTEEGFTQRSLFLNKKSQTFDFQLEDKPTYVKIDPNGYALAVISQNQSTKELINQFENSKSAIARFKAFKEITSEEASDGNISPNPMFDKTKRSVALKALDDNFWKIRELAIHKFFDYDGDDFLKIEKNLQSVIRIDSRSQVRAAAILAMKNFLNPQNDLLFRNALADTSYTVRAAALEAILINNPSDATSLTAKFENIDDVNIFSAVAGYKALQGKAEDLNWFETKIGQLSSGELYQTMGIFGSYIISADLNTQLASIPFLKDIALNESAWYGRFSAAQALMLLMDMDEAQAALKEVFSAETEERLQQIYSQIPLN